In Sphingomonas sp. R1, a single genomic region encodes these proteins:
- a CDS encoding diguanylate cyclase produces the protein MIERGRRPAAMSRLLLLGTFSVNDRKALITEVVVGSPAMPRMTASRFLTSALLGLIYWVLASSTIMWSRYEGGVAFVWFASAALLARLLTLRPQHWQLPLLWCGVGSAVATSLFGLGPAAALPMLLPNLAEPVIAALLIRRVAAPSAAFTTNKRLGVFLAAAVIAPCLSGLVGAAVAAVFGSGSYSVNLAHWTTGHALGLITFTPVAHFVARGGFARSLRRASTGRVLELVGITLLVGVVTTGSFLQNTTPTLFLPILPMTLAAFRGGRLAAAASVLMLTLVAGGLTLEGFGPIAAIDASPGAQVEFLQFYLAATVMTILPAATELGRRRELFRALRESEARYRLLMESSTDIILNLSVSGDVCFASPSIAQISGFNADGVLGRNVLELVDPRDWQAVKRTHHQALANADRTFIVEYRAAVHDGSARWFETHARAVVDCEQVVGVVCAIRDVTHRKAVEEELAHAAATDPLTGLVNRRTFDAALRAATSSESEVFGCVALFDLDHFKQINDRYGHAAGDEVLKSFALQARQCVREGDTVARTGGEEFAIILPGASRLQAQAVCERLREAMSSAVLVVEGKLIRVTVSGGVAVYERSSSPETLLVEADRALYTAKANGRDRLAFAA, from the coding sequence ATGATCGAGCGCGGACGCCGCCCAGCCGCCATGAGCCGATTGTTGCTCCTCGGCACCTTTTCCGTAAATGACCGTAAAGCACTGATAACCGAGGTTGTCGTAGGGTCCCCTGCTATGCCGCGCATGACAGCCTCTCGCTTCCTCACCTCTGCCCTGCTGGGCCTGATCTACTGGGTGCTCGCGTCGAGCACCATCATGTGGAGCAGGTATGAGGGAGGCGTTGCGTTCGTATGGTTTGCATCGGCAGCTCTCCTTGCCCGCCTGCTCACGTTGAGGCCGCAGCACTGGCAGCTGCCGCTGCTGTGGTGCGGCGTCGGAAGCGCCGTGGCGACCTCCCTGTTTGGTTTAGGTCCTGCAGCCGCGTTGCCGATGCTTCTGCCAAATCTGGCGGAGCCGGTGATCGCTGCCCTTCTGATCCGGCGCGTCGCCGCACCGAGTGCGGCGTTCACGACCAATAAGCGCCTGGGCGTGTTCTTGGCGGCTGCGGTCATCGCGCCATGTCTCAGCGGACTGGTCGGTGCGGCAGTCGCAGCGGTATTTGGCTCAGGCTCATATTCCGTGAACCTGGCGCATTGGACCACCGGGCATGCTCTCGGCCTCATTACCTTCACACCCGTAGCCCACTTCGTCGCTCGTGGAGGATTCGCGAGGTCGCTTCGGCGGGCGAGCACGGGACGCGTGCTAGAACTCGTCGGCATAACGCTGCTCGTCGGCGTGGTGACGACTGGGTCCTTTCTCCAGAATACCACCCCCACTCTCTTCCTGCCCATCCTTCCCATGACGCTGGCTGCGTTCCGGGGCGGACGGCTGGCGGCCGCAGCATCCGTATTGATGCTCACGCTAGTCGCTGGCGGGCTCACTCTGGAAGGGTTCGGCCCCATAGCAGCGATCGACGCTTCTCCCGGTGCCCAAGTTGAGTTTCTGCAATTCTACCTCGCTGCAACGGTGATGACAATCTTGCCTGCAGCGACTGAATTGGGCCGGCGCAGAGAGCTCTTCCGCGCACTCCGTGAAAGCGAGGCCCGGTATCGTCTGCTGATGGAAAGCTCCACCGACATCATTCTGAACCTGAGCGTGAGCGGAGACGTCTGCTTCGCATCGCCGTCTATCGCCCAGATCAGTGGCTTCAACGCCGATGGTGTTCTCGGTAGGAACGTATTAGAGCTTGTCGATCCTCGAGATTGGCAGGCGGTGAAGCGAACGCATCATCAGGCACTCGCGAATGCCGACCGCACCTTCATCGTGGAATATCGCGCTGCGGTACATGATGGTTCCGCTCGCTGGTTCGAAACGCACGCCAGGGCCGTCGTCGACTGCGAGCAGGTCGTTGGCGTGGTCTGCGCCATTCGAGACGTGACACATCGAAAGGCGGTGGAAGAAGAGTTGGCCCATGCGGCTGCGACCGACCCGCTAACCGGCCTGGTGAACCGGCGGACCTTCGACGCAGCGCTTCGAGCTGCCACTTCAAGCGAGAGCGAGGTGTTCGGTTGCGTTGCCCTCTTCGATCTGGATCACTTCAAGCAAATCAACGATCGCTATGGTCATGCGGCGGGTGATGAAGTCTTAAAAAGCTTCGCGTTGCAGGCGCGTCAGTGCGTGCGAGAAGGTGACACGGTGGCTAGAACCGGAGGAGAGGAATTCGCGATCATCCTTCCTGGCGCGTCCCGGCTGCAGGCGCAGGCGGTCTGCGAACGTCTTCGGGAAGCCATGTCCAGCGCGGTACTTGTCGTAGAAGGTAAGCTCATCCGCGTGACGGTGAGTGGAGGAGTTGCCGTCTATGAGCGCAGTTCCTCGCCCGAGACCCTGCTCGTTGAGGCGGATCGAGCCCTATATACCGCCAAGGCTAACGGCCGAGATCGTCTGGCTTTCGCGGCATAG
- a CDS encoding Crp/Fnr family transcriptional regulator produces MKQGANPADLQPAINRLSALIALGDGDVESLRATSNQVFALSAGQELIKLSQVTSRSAIVLKGWLARVRQGRQGKRQILDIYVPGDIITPTPRVDPYVAGAIVALQDVALCLTPASPGDTLRDAFQLCRQMDEGRLLRQIYRLGRMTASERMYDWMIEIRDRLRIAGLAADNEFKLPVTQDLVADILGLTAVHTNRTLKDLRLSGKLTWRMGKVRIAAE; encoded by the coding sequence ATGAAACAGGGGGCTAATCCAGCCGATCTTCAGCCGGCTATCAACCGGCTCTCCGCACTCATCGCTCTTGGGGATGGTGACGTCGAGAGTCTTCGAGCCACGAGTAACCAGGTCTTCGCTCTCTCGGCAGGACAGGAGCTCATCAAACTTAGCCAGGTGACCTCTAGGTCCGCCATCGTCCTGAAGGGCTGGCTCGCCCGTGTCCGTCAAGGCCGACAGGGCAAGAGGCAGATTCTCGATATCTATGTGCCGGGCGACATCATCACTCCGACTCCCAGGGTGGATCCCTATGTGGCCGGTGCGATCGTCGCGTTACAAGATGTCGCCCTTTGCCTCACTCCGGCGTCCCCAGGAGACACGTTAAGGGATGCCTTTCAACTCTGCCGGCAAATGGATGAAGGACGGCTCCTGAGGCAGATTTACCGCCTGGGTCGAATGACGGCATCGGAACGCATGTACGATTGGATGATAGAGATCCGCGACCGCCTGCGTATCGCAGGTCTCGCGGCGGACAATGAGTTCAAGCTCCCTGTCACACAGGATCTTGTTGCTGACATCTTGGGGCTTACCGCCGTTCACACCAACCGAACGCTGAAGGACTTGCGTCTATCTGGCAAGCTTACCTGGCGCATGGGGAAGGTTCGGATCGCGGCTGAATAG
- a CDS encoding response regulator — protein MSVDHTSTVLVVEDEMFVRMIAADALEESGFTVLEAADAIQALEQLATHRVAVLFTDINMPGEIDGLQLADIVAVRYPHIKVIVTSGRHWLGTEDLPDHGIYLPKPYRADQLTQLVQLQASRTK, from the coding sequence ATGAGCGTAGACCACACTTCGACGGTTCTAGTCGTCGAGGACGAGATGTTCGTCAGGATGATAGCCGCAGACGCGCTTGAGGAGAGCGGCTTCACCGTGCTTGAGGCGGCAGACGCGATACAGGCTTTGGAACAACTGGCAACGCACCGAGTCGCGGTCCTGTTCACTGACATCAACATGCCAGGAGAGATCGATGGCCTTCAGCTCGCTGACATCGTGGCCGTTCGATATCCGCACATCAAGGTGATAGTCACGTCTGGCCGCCATTGGCTCGGCACCGAGGATCTTCCTGATCACGGTATCTACCTTCCAAAGCCCTACCGCGCGGATCAGCTGACGCAGCTGGTACAGTTGCAGGCGAGCCGAACCAAGTAG
- a CDS encoding cupin domain-containing protein, with translation MAIFNKDIIEAANKNKNFQKEVYYDENCQIVLMSIEPGDDIGEETHDADQTTFFVSGEGQAVVDGSRTKVSTNHMIVIPKGAKHNIINKGEEPLKLFTVYSPPAEEEGVNHKTKADAEAAEAE, from the coding sequence ATGGCGATCTTCAACAAGGATATCATCGAAGCCGCAAACAAGAACAAGAACTTCCAGAAGGAGGTCTACTACGACGAAAACTGCCAGATCGTGCTTATGAGCATCGAGCCCGGTGACGACATCGGCGAGGAGACGCATGACGCCGACCAGACCACCTTCTTCGTATCTGGCGAGGGGCAAGCGGTTGTCGATGGGAGCCGCACCAAGGTTTCGACTAACCATATGATCGTCATTCCCAAGGGAGCCAAGCACAACATCATCAACAAGGGCGAAGAGCCTCTGAAGCTCTTCACCGTATACTCTCCGCCAGCCGAGGAAGAAGGCGTCAACCACAAGACGAAGGCTGATGCGGAAGCCGCCGAGGCAGAATGA
- a CDS encoding EAL domain-containing protein, which produces MEMKRICSGCRSGTGFEVPFTMAFQPIVDVPAATVFAYEALVRGVDGAGAAAILSSVTDENRYAFDQACRVKAIASAMCAGLADSGAMLSINFLPNAVYSPLACIQLTLAAAASAMLPVDRIIFEFTETEMMTSTKHVMDIIETYKNIGFKVAIDDFGAGHSGLDMFANFEPDEVKLDMELIRGIATDRRRQAIVRAIARMCDELETVMIAEGVETHDEAQALLDLGVRYQQGYLYGKPLIEKLAELPGWLLQ; this is translated from the coding sequence ATGGAAATGAAACGAATTTGCAGCGGATGCCGTAGCGGAACTGGCTTCGAAGTTCCTTTCACGATGGCGTTTCAGCCTATCGTCGATGTTCCGGCTGCGACCGTGTTCGCCTATGAGGCACTGGTCCGAGGCGTCGACGGAGCAGGAGCTGCTGCAATCCTTTCTTCAGTGACCGACGAGAACCGCTACGCGTTCGACCAGGCGTGCCGCGTCAAAGCCATTGCGTCCGCAATGTGCGCGGGGCTCGCAGACTCCGGCGCGATGCTCTCGATCAACTTCCTTCCCAACGCCGTCTACTCCCCCTTGGCTTGCATTCAGCTAACGCTCGCGGCTGCCGCGAGCGCCATGCTGCCGGTTGATCGGATCATATTCGAGTTTACCGAAACCGAGATGATGACATCCACCAAGCACGTGATGGACATCATCGAGACCTACAAGAACATCGGATTCAAGGTCGCGATTGACGACTTCGGCGCGGGGCACTCCGGGCTGGACATGTTTGCGAACTTCGAACCGGACGAGGTAAAACTCGATATGGAGCTCATTCGCGGCATAGCTACCGATCGGAGACGCCAAGCCATTGTTCGCGCGATCGCGCGCATGTGCGACGAGCTCGAAACAGTCATGATCGCCGAGGGAGTGGAGACGCACGATGAGGCGCAGGCGCTTCTCGATCTAGGCGTCAGGTATCAGCAGGGATATCTCTATGGGAAGCCCCTCATCGAGAAGCTAGCTGAATTGCCGGGCTGGCTCCTTCAGTGA
- a CDS encoding iron-containing redox enzyme family protein: MRAAWQRARDLRSSKFLTDGFQRELALWNRERLEPSFVEEDWRARFEMDARMRRLEGAFLEELRAEVAEEAAAVPTDADEFIRWFEGLREAGPGQGDPLFPWLAAEASRDDLRWFFEQEAAGEAGFEDLVALTQVKLPTRPKLELARNYWDEMGHGTRKGMHGPMLEELVVTLAVNPVIENTVWESLCLANAMTAMATNRRYAWHSVGALGVIELTAPARSAMVAEGLKRIGLSPKEARYFTLHAVLDLKHSEDWNREALRPAVDADPHRATAMAEGALIRLRCGARCFDAYRRQLWS, encoded by the coding sequence ATGAGAGCAGCTTGGCAGCGGGCGCGCGACCTTCGTTCGTCGAAGTTCTTGACCGATGGCTTTCAACGCGAGCTTGCCCTCTGGAACCGGGAACGGTTGGAGCCCAGCTTCGTCGAAGAGGATTGGCGAGCGCGATTCGAAATGGACGCTCGAATGCGTCGCCTGGAAGGTGCTTTCCTTGAAGAGCTTCGAGCTGAAGTCGCGGAGGAGGCAGCCGCGGTTCCCACTGACGCAGACGAATTCATCAGATGGTTCGAAGGGCTTAGGGAGGCAGGGCCGGGGCAAGGCGACCCTCTTTTTCCGTGGCTGGCTGCTGAGGCTTCGCGAGACGATCTGCGGTGGTTCTTCGAGCAGGAAGCTGCGGGCGAGGCTGGCTTCGAAGATCTCGTAGCCCTTACGCAGGTAAAGCTCCCAACCCGACCAAAGCTCGAACTCGCCAGGAACTACTGGGACGAGATGGGTCACGGAACGCGAAAAGGCATGCACGGTCCGATGCTGGAGGAACTCGTCGTTACCCTCGCGGTCAACCCCGTCATCGAGAACACCGTCTGGGAGAGCCTCTGCCTCGCCAACGCGATGACCGCCATGGCTACCAACCGCAGGTACGCATGGCATTCCGTCGGGGCTCTTGGTGTCATCGAGCTGACTGCGCCGGCTCGTTCTGCGATGGTTGCAGAAGGGCTCAAGCGCATTGGGCTCAGCCCGAAGGAGGCTAGATACTTCACGCTGCACGCTGTGCTCGATCTAAAGCACAGCGAGGATTGGAACCGCGAGGCGCTCCGCCCCGCCGTGGATGCGGATCCGCACCGCGCGACAGCCATGGCCGAAGGTGCCTTAATTCGACTTCGATGCGGCGCCCGCTGCTTCGATGCTTACCGGCGCCAGCTGTGGAGCTAG